The Corynebacterium jeddahense genome has a window encoding:
- a CDS encoding peptidoglycan D,D-transpeptidase FtsI family protein: MNKSIRYGAVVSLLLIVALLVNFTIVQGMREDEYAQNEHNSRTLMELKQVNRGNILAGGTVLAESYRNENTGYYQRTYPNMPFSFAPIVGYVSDQFGTSQVEASYNGLLTGDTGSSSRFLRTGKEDAQKGDDVDLTLDPNLQAFAYDQLAKPGYDGAVVALRPSSGEVLAMASTPSYDPNTIANPDSAGDAWAEVNDNPGKPLLNHATQEQLPPGSIFKIITTAAGLRNGYTPDSPLTGEAQIILPGTEGIPLTNYAGQACAGGGQVPLRTAFALSCNTAFVQMGLDMGADALRDAADRFGIGQRYDLGLPNANGSLGDLPGPAELAQSAIGQRDVTMTALQAAVMAATIANKGKRMQPYVVRQVRDADGKTVQETKPVELNEAVTEEEAATITDLMYGSERWSYGYDGNGYASKTGTAEHAEGAAPHVWYVAFDPQKDVAVAVVVKNGGHLGEAATGGQVSGPIGRAVLRAAPAPVEGAQR, encoded by the coding sequence ATGAACAAGTCCATCCGCTACGGCGCCGTCGTCTCGCTGCTCCTCATCGTGGCGCTGCTGGTCAACTTCACCATCGTCCAGGGCATGCGCGAGGACGAGTACGCGCAGAACGAGCACAACTCGCGCACGCTCATGGAGCTCAAGCAGGTCAACCGCGGCAACATCCTCGCCGGCGGCACCGTCCTCGCCGAGAGCTACCGCAACGAGAACACCGGGTACTACCAGCGCACCTACCCGAACATGCCGTTTTCTTTCGCCCCGATCGTCGGGTACGTCTCCGACCAGTTCGGCACCTCCCAGGTGGAGGCGAGCTACAACGGGCTGCTCACCGGGGACACCGGGTCCTCCTCGCGCTTCCTGCGCACCGGCAAGGAGGACGCGCAGAAGGGCGACGACGTCGACCTCACCCTCGACCCGAACCTGCAGGCGTTCGCGTACGACCAGCTGGCGAAGCCGGGGTACGACGGCGCGGTGGTGGCCCTTCGGCCGTCGTCAGGCGAGGTGCTCGCGATGGCCTCGACGCCGAGCTACGACCCGAACACCATCGCCAACCCCGACAGCGCCGGCGACGCGTGGGCCGAGGTAAACGACAACCCGGGCAAGCCGCTGCTCAACCACGCGACGCAGGAACAGCTGCCGCCGGGGTCCATCTTCAAGATCATCACCACCGCCGCGGGGCTGCGCAACGGGTACACGCCGGACTCGCCGCTCACCGGCGAGGCGCAGATCATCCTCCCCGGCACCGAGGGCATCCCGCTCACCAACTACGCCGGCCAGGCCTGCGCGGGCGGCGGGCAGGTGCCGCTGCGCACCGCGTTCGCCCTGTCCTGCAACACCGCGTTCGTGCAGATGGGCCTGGACATGGGCGCCGACGCGCTGCGCGACGCGGCGGACCGCTTCGGCATCGGGCAGCGCTACGACCTCGGCCTGCCCAACGCGAACGGCTCGCTCGGCGACCTGCCGGGCCCGGCGGAGCTCGCGCAGTCCGCGATCGGCCAGCGCGACGTGACCATGACGGCGCTGCAGGCGGCGGTCATGGCCGCGACCATCGCGAACAAGGGCAAGCGCATGCAGCCCTACGTGGTGCGCCAGGTACGCGACGCCGACGGCAAGACCGTGCAGGAGACCAAGCCCGTGGAACTCAACGAGGCCGTAACGGAAGAAGAGGCCGCGACGATCACGGACTTGATGTACGGCTCCGAACGCTGGAGCTACGGCTACGACGGCAACGGCTACGCCTCGAAGACCGGTACCGCCGAGCACGCCGAGGGCGCCGCCCCGCACGTGTGGTACGTCGCGTTCGACCCGCAAAAGGACGTCGCCGTGGCCGTGGTGGTGAAAAACGGCGGCCACCTCGGCGAGGCCGCCACCGGCGGGCAGGTGTCCGGGCCGATCGGCCGGGCCGTGCTGCGCGCCGCCCCCGCCCCCGTGGAAGGAGCACAACGATGA
- a CDS encoding serine/threonine-protein kinase: MNTENREDLQQLVGDGYQLQWIIGHGGMSTVWLADDLANEREVAIKVLRPEYSSNAEFLARFRNEAMSAQGINSDNVVATYDYREADTGAGFTVCYIIMEYIRGESLADLIAREGQLDEAVALDVLEQAAHGLAVIHRMGLVHRDIKPGNLMITQNGQVKITDFGIAKAAAAVPLTRTGMVVGTAQYVSPEQAQGMKVTAASDVYSLGVVGYEMLSGQRPFTGDSSVSVALAHVSAEPPALPISVSAPARELIEIALRKDPNQRFRDGNELQLAISQVRQGLRPAQPGGHTQVVATEPSATASTQMLASVADERTARPEGAYPPSAARAVASRRPPAQPVPAPAPRATQPAPEKTSSAGPVIAAILLIALLGGAAAWAYTAGVFDRFTGSGTATTTSATKTKPAPTPTESEEPTEETAVTETTTERERTTVTERRTPGTLRFDEPSAEHSPAAPAAPAQPEKSPQEQTSSAREVPEVETSISNQPEATPSPSPGIELPNLDSLLGGGR; the protein is encoded by the coding sequence ATGAACACCGAAAACCGCGAGGACCTCCAGCAGCTCGTCGGCGACGGCTACCAGCTGCAGTGGATCATCGGCCACGGCGGCATGTCCACCGTGTGGCTGGCGGACGACCTGGCCAACGAGCGCGAGGTGGCCATCAAGGTCCTGCGCCCCGAGTACAGCTCCAACGCCGAATTCCTCGCCCGCTTCCGCAACGAGGCGATGAGCGCACAGGGCATCAACTCCGACAACGTCGTGGCCACCTACGACTACCGCGAGGCGGACACCGGCGCGGGCTTCACCGTCTGCTACATCATCATGGAGTACATCCGCGGCGAGTCGCTCGCGGACCTCATCGCGCGCGAGGGCCAGCTCGACGAGGCCGTCGCCCTCGACGTGCTCGAGCAGGCCGCCCACGGCTTGGCCGTCATCCACCGCATGGGCCTGGTGCACCGCGACATCAAGCCGGGCAACCTCATGATCACCCAGAACGGGCAGGTCAAGATCACCGACTTCGGCATCGCCAAGGCCGCCGCCGCGGTGCCACTCACCCGCACCGGCATGGTCGTGGGCACCGCCCAGTACGTCTCCCCGGAGCAGGCGCAGGGCATGAAGGTCACCGCCGCCTCCGACGTGTACTCCCTCGGCGTCGTGGGCTACGAGATGCTCTCCGGCCAGCGCCCCTTCACCGGCGACTCGTCCGTGTCGGTGGCGCTCGCGCACGTCTCCGCGGAGCCGCCCGCGCTGCCGATCTCGGTGTCCGCCCCGGCGCGCGAGCTCATCGAGATCGCGCTGCGCAAGGACCCGAACCAGCGCTTCCGCGACGGCAACGAGCTCCAGCTCGCCATCTCCCAGGTGCGCCAGGGCCTGCGCCCCGCCCAGCCCGGCGGCCACACCCAGGTCGTGGCCACGGAGCCGTCCGCCACCGCGTCGACCCAGATGCTCGCCAGCGTCGCCGACGAGCGCACCGCCCGCCCCGAGGGCGCCTACCCGCCGTCCGCCGCCCGGGCCGTTGCTTCTCGACGCCCTCCGGCACAGCCCGTCCCCGCCCCGGCCCCGCGCGCTACCCAACCCGCGCCGGAGAAGACGTCCTCGGCCGGCCCCGTCATCGCCGCGATCCTTCTCATCGCGCTGCTCGGCGGCGCCGCCGCGTGGGCCTACACCGCGGGCGTCTTCGACCGCTTCACCGGCTCCGGCACGGCCACCACCACCTCCGCGACGAAGACGAAGCCGGCGCCCACGCCCACCGAGAGCGAGGAGCCGACGGAGGAAACCGCGGTCACCGAGACCACCACCGAGCGCGAGCGCACCACCGTCACGGAGCGCCGCACGCCCGGGACCTTGCGTTTCGACGAACCTTCGGCCGAGCACTCCCCCGCCGCGCCGGCCGCACCCGCGCAGCCTGAGAAGTCGCCGCAGGAGCAGACGTCGTCGGCGCGTGAGGTGCCGGAGGTGGAGACGTCGATAAGCAATCAGCCCGAGGCCACACCTTCCCCCTCACCTGGGATAGAATTGCCGAATCTTGACAGCTTGCTTGGAGGTGGCAGGTAA
- a CDS encoding SHOCT domain-containing protein — protein MFDDNGSFLLAMFEFFIFFAWFMSLWWIFGDLFRSKDLGGFAKALWVVFIVALPFIGMLAYLLVRGRGMTDRAVEARQELQQRQDEYIKSVAGGSAGSSPTDEIASAKALLDSGAITQQEFDQIKARALSSV, from the coding sequence ATGTTCGACGACAACGGCTCATTCCTACTCGCCATGTTCGAGTTCTTCATCTTCTTCGCATGGTTCATGTCCCTGTGGTGGATCTTCGGAGATCTCTTCCGCAGCAAGGACCTCGGCGGCTTCGCGAAGGCGCTGTGGGTGGTGTTCATCGTCGCGCTGCCGTTCATCGGAATGCTCGCGTACCTGCTTGTTCGAGGTCGGGGGATGACCGACCGCGCGGTCGAGGCGCGCCAGGAGCTCCAGCAGCGGCAGGATGAGTACATCAAGTCCGTCGCCGGCGGCTCCGCCGGATCGAGCCCGACCGATGAGATCGCCTCGGCGAAGGCCCTTCTCGACTCGGGAGCGATTACCCAGCAGGAGTTCGACCAGATCAAGGCAAGGGCGCTCTCCTCGGTCTGA
- a CDS encoding IS1249 family transposase, whose product MPKNQPRCQVCGGEMKRNGKTSANRTRWRCKNCGASTTKQRPDITNSAAFAAFIAHLTTGASLNTAAAEAGCHPRTLQRRFEHFWLVDIPDPTIGHEGRVYDQVFLDGTYTAGGCLIVAATLDHVIAWHWCTRETTRDYQRLLERIPAPLIAVIDGGQGAASAIKTCWPTTKVQRCLVHAQRVVRRHTTARPRTDAGRAIYQLALNLTKITDLDEAAAWGAQLHEYGTIYRDWMNQKTWTTDPATRQRTWSWTHERTRKAYNSLNHLWRNQLLFVYLDPPDGVLDASRIKSTTNSLEGGINAQLKLLARTHRGRSGEHQRRMLEWWLYLQTELPDDPVEIARQSNWGQDQLAKVSTLTHNENQADHETGRPALYDNAIDTNYTHSIGIQKGHI is encoded by the coding sequence ATGCCGAAGAACCAACCCCGCTGCCAGGTGTGCGGCGGCGAGATGAAACGCAATGGAAAGACTTCTGCCAACCGCACCCGGTGGCGGTGCAAGAACTGCGGCGCTTCCACCACCAAGCAGCGCCCCGATATCACCAACTCCGCAGCCTTCGCAGCATTTATCGCCCACCTCACGACCGGTGCAAGCTTGAACACCGCTGCCGCCGAAGCAGGGTGTCATCCTCGTACCCTGCAACGCCGGTTTGAACACTTCTGGCTAGTTGATATCCCCGATCCCACAATCGGGCACGAAGGCCGGGTTTACGACCAGGTCTTTCTTGACGGCACCTACACCGCCGGTGGGTGTCTCATCGTGGCCGCCACCTTGGATCACGTCATCGCCTGGCACTGGTGCACACGTGAAACCACCCGCGACTACCAAAGACTTCTCGAACGTATCCCCGCACCCCTGATCGCTGTCATCGACGGCGGCCAAGGTGCTGCCAGCGCGATCAAGACATGCTGGCCCACAACGAAAGTGCAGCGCTGCCTCGTCCACGCCCAACGCGTGGTACGCCGGCACACCACCGCACGCCCACGCACCGATGCAGGACGAGCGATCTACCAGCTTGCGCTCAACCTCACGAAAATCACCGATCTTGACGAAGCCGCCGCGTGGGGTGCGCAGCTGCACGAATACGGCACTATCTACCGCGACTGGATGAACCAGAAAACGTGGACAACCGACCCGGCGACACGGCAACGCACCTGGTCATGGACACATGAACGCACCCGCAAGGCCTACAACAGCCTCAACCACCTATGGCGCAACCAGCTGTTATTTGTCTATCTCGACCCACCCGACGGTGTCCTCGATGCCAGCCGGATCAAATCCACCACCAACAGCCTAGAAGGCGGCATCAACGCCCAACTGAAACTGCTGGCCCGCACCCACCGCGGCAGATCCGGGGAGCATCAACGCCGGATGCTGGAGTGGTGGCTGTATCTGCAAACGGAACTGCCTGACGATCCGGTAGAGATCGCCAGGCAGTCCAACTGGGGCCAGGACCAACTCGCCAAAGTATCCACCCTGACCCACAACGAGAACCAAGCCGACCACGAAACCGGACGACCAGCCCTCTACGACAACGCTATCGACACCAACTACACACACTCAATCGGCATCCAAAAAGGCCACATCTAA
- a CDS encoding PP2C family protein-serine/threonine phosphatase encodes MKLALDFVAVSDRGLVRGNNEDSAYAGPHLLVLADGMGGHAAGEVASQLMVEHLEHLDRDPEDADVLALLGAAAEDGNAAIEASVAEHPEQAGMGTTLTALMFNGAAFGMIHVGDSRGYLLRDGKLRQLTVDDTFVQSLVDEGKLAPEDVSTHPQKSLILKAYTGHPVEPHLEMVEVQPGDRVLLCSDGLSDPVTRETIEIALGDGTPEMAAQRLIELALRSGGPDNVTAVVAEVVEAGEGAGEGATHEPRAAVKAGALAPGYESTHPDSSASRAAALLRKSETIAPDHNRAKLQEADAADDEEAHTRAFEAVGASTAVAGASAGASAGAATAKAKQPGTVWPWVVATLLLLLVLALAGVMWAHSRNGDSYGLRVEDSGEFVVQHTSRENAFAHEETEDLQHACLSESGDLRVIGKDAKPGDCHVFSLQDLPRDRRDAAREDAENATGSYDDVLAKLNELADGALPGCVDKQTPDKDKCREVR; translated from the coding sequence GTGAAGCTCGCACTAGATTTCGTGGCGGTGTCCGACCGCGGCCTGGTCCGGGGCAACAACGAGGACTCCGCGTACGCTGGCCCGCACCTGCTCGTCCTCGCGGACGGGATGGGCGGCCACGCGGCCGGTGAGGTGGCCAGCCAGCTCATGGTCGAGCACCTCGAGCACCTTGACCGCGACCCCGAGGACGCGGACGTGCTCGCGCTGCTCGGCGCCGCCGCCGAGGACGGCAACGCCGCCATCGAGGCCTCCGTGGCCGAGCACCCCGAACAGGCCGGCATGGGTACGACGCTCACGGCGCTTATGTTCAACGGCGCCGCCTTCGGCATGATCCACGTGGGGGATTCGCGGGGCTATTTGCTTCGCGACGGCAAGCTCCGCCAGCTCACCGTGGACGACACCTTCGTCCAGTCCCTGGTTGACGAGGGCAAGCTGGCCCCCGAGGACGTGTCGACGCACCCGCAGAAGTCCCTCATCCTCAAGGCGTACACCGGCCACCCGGTGGAGCCGCACCTGGAGATGGTGGAGGTGCAGCCGGGCGACCGCGTGCTGCTGTGCTCCGACGGACTCTCAGACCCCGTCACGCGCGAGACCATCGAGATCGCGCTCGGCGACGGCACCCCGGAGATGGCGGCCCAGCGCCTCATCGAGCTCGCGCTGCGCTCCGGCGGGCCGGACAACGTCACGGCGGTAGTCGCCGAGGTCGTCGAGGCGGGCGAGGGCGCGGGTGAGGGCGCCACGCACGAGCCGCGCGCGGCCGTGAAGGCCGGAGCGCTGGCGCCGGGCTACGAGTCAACGCACCCGGACTCCTCGGCCTCCCGCGCGGCGGCACTGCTGCGCAAGTCCGAGACCATCGCGCCGGATCACAACCGGGCGAAGCTGCAGGAGGCGGACGCCGCCGACGACGAGGAGGCCCACACTAGGGCCTTCGAGGCCGTGGGCGCCTCCACCGCCGTGGCCGGTGCGTCCGCCGGAGCGTCCGCCGGCGCGGCCACCGCGAAGGCGAAGCAGCCGGGGACGGTGTGGCCGTGGGTCGTCGCAACGCTGCTGCTCCTGCTCGTTCTCGCGCTCGCGGGCGTGATGTGGGCGCACTCGCGCAACGGGGACTCCTACGGGCTGCGCGTGGAGGATTCCGGCGAGTTCGTGGTGCAGCACACCTCGCGCGAGAACGCGTTCGCGCACGAGGAGACCGAGGACCTGCAGCACGCGTGCCTGAGCGAGTCCGGGGACCTGCGCGTGATTGGCAAGGACGCGAAGCCGGGCGACTGCCACGTGTTCTCGCTGCAAGACCTGCCGAGGGACCGCCGGGACGCGGCGCGCGAGGACGCGGAGAACGCCACCGGCTCCTACGACGACGTATTAGCCAAACTGAATGAGTTGGCGGACGGCGCGTTGCCCGGGTGCGTGGACAAGCAGACGCCCGACAAGGACAAGTGCCGGGAGGTGCGATGA
- a CDS encoding FtsW/RodA/SpoVE family cell cycle protein, with protein MSRLTSRSRELLLLLCSTGLLALMLFGLETSQGRTLSKEMLYIIGGFAGVYAIAHLAIAFLAPHADQVLLPVVSLLNAVGLVVIHRLDLAERPGYGPLAERQMLWSLVGVGLMVLTLIVVRDHKALSRYSYLLGLLGLILLALPLVWPQPPGYEDARIWLWLGPFSIQPGEFSKILLLIFFAQLLAQKRALFTVAGRRILGLTLPRLRDLAPILMVWAIAILIMAVSNDFGPALLLFATVLGMVYFATDRASWLFIGLTLVAVGGYAVYQVSAKIQERVSNFIDPFADFEGIGNQPANALISLSWGGITGTGLGYGHPELVPVAHSDYILAAIGEELGFAGIAAVLCLFAIFVTRGFRAAMQVRDSYGKLLASGLALTIAIQIFVVAGGVSAMLPMTGLTTPFMSAGGSSVMANYILLGLLLRISNSANRPADYDAVAEGTAQRFGREREAVAAR; from the coding sequence ATGAGCCGCCTGACCTCCCGCAGCCGCGAGCTGCTCCTCCTGCTCTGCTCGACGGGGCTACTCGCCCTCATGCTCTTCGGCTTAGAGACGAGCCAGGGGCGCACCCTGTCCAAGGAGATGCTCTACATCATCGGCGGCTTCGCCGGCGTCTACGCCATCGCGCACCTCGCCATCGCCTTCCTGGCGCCGCACGCGGACCAGGTGCTGCTACCCGTGGTCTCGCTGCTCAACGCGGTGGGGCTGGTGGTCATCCACCGCCTCGACCTCGCCGAGCGCCCCGGCTACGGCCCTCTCGCGGAGCGACAGATGCTCTGGTCGCTCGTCGGCGTGGGCCTCATGGTGCTCACGCTCATCGTCGTGCGCGACCACAAGGCGCTCTCGCGCTACTCCTACCTGCTCGGCCTGCTCGGCCTCATCCTGCTCGCGCTGCCGCTCGTGTGGCCGCAGCCGCCGGGGTACGAGGACGCCCGCATCTGGCTCTGGCTCGGACCGTTTTCCATCCAGCCGGGTGAGTTCTCCAAGATCCTGCTCCTCATCTTCTTCGCACAGCTGCTCGCCCAGAAGCGCGCGCTGTTCACCGTGGCGGGCCGGCGCATTTTGGGCCTCACGCTCCCCCGCCTGCGCGACCTCGCGCCGATTCTCATGGTGTGGGCGATCGCGATATTGATCATGGCCGTGTCCAACGACTTCGGCCCGGCACTGCTGCTCTTCGCCACCGTGCTGGGCATGGTCTACTTTGCCACCGACCGCGCGTCCTGGCTGTTCATCGGCCTCACGCTCGTGGCCGTCGGCGGCTACGCCGTGTACCAGGTGAGCGCGAAGATCCAGGAGCGCGTCTCCAACTTCATCGACCCGTTCGCGGACTTCGAGGGCATTGGCAACCAGCCCGCCAACGCCCTGATCAGCCTGAGCTGGGGCGGTATCACCGGCACCGGCCTGGGCTACGGCCACCCGGAGCTCGTGCCCGTGGCGCACTCCGACTACATCCTCGCCGCCATCGGCGAGGAACTCGGCTTCGCGGGCATCGCCGCCGTGCTGTGCCTCTTCGCCATCTTTGTCACCCGCGGCTTCCGCGCCGCGATGCAGGTGCGCGACTCCTACGGCAAGCTGCTCGCCTCCGGGCTCGCGCTCACCATCGCGATCCAGATCTTCGTCGTCGCCGGCGGCGTGTCCGCGATGCTGCCAATGACGGGCCTGACCACGCCGTTCATGTCCGCCGGCGGCTCGTCCGTGATGGCCAACTACATCCTGCTCGGCCTGCTGCTGCGCATCTCCAACAGCGCGAACCGGCCCGCGGATTACGACGCCGTGGCCGAGGGCACCGCCCAGCGCTTCGGCCGCGAGCGTGAGGCGGTGGCCGCGCGATGA
- a CDS encoding DUF3662 and FHA domain-containing protein, translating to MAVMDRLAKLDSSLQRGLDNSMAALFGGKVVPEELEELVKQEAQDSLVVTDKDEYVAPNVYAVGVSSKDLENLSQNRELPVDLADQLMRYARNQQWFLDGPVVVRIAEESGLRTGQLRVSSYIDTMPDVVSGFDAILAEPKTRRASRSQLKEDAMSEPTTDNAQTSATGTPTVSLLLQDGSSRTYLVHEGSNILGRSNDSDFRLPDTGVSRQHAEITWDGQVAVLVDLQSTNGTTVNDEPVDNWMLADGDVITLGHSNIEVRIVGPGDQPAADASQPQFTDSVSHPSTEYFRP from the coding sequence GTGGCGGTAATGGACAGGCTGGCAAAGTTGGACAGTTCCCTGCAACGCGGCTTGGACAATTCCATGGCCGCGCTGTTCGGCGGCAAGGTCGTGCCTGAAGAGCTGGAAGAGCTGGTCAAGCAAGAGGCCCAGGACTCGCTGGTGGTCACGGACAAGGACGAGTACGTCGCGCCGAACGTGTACGCGGTGGGCGTGTCCTCGAAGGATCTGGAGAACCTGTCGCAGAACCGCGAGCTTCCTGTAGACCTCGCCGACCAGCTCATGCGGTACGCGCGCAACCAGCAGTGGTTCCTCGACGGGCCGGTGGTCGTGCGTATCGCGGAGGAGTCGGGCCTGCGCACTGGCCAGCTGCGGGTGTCGTCCTACATCGACACCATGCCGGACGTGGTCAGCGGCTTCGACGCCATCCTGGCGGAGCCGAAAACGCGCCGCGCCTCACGCTCGCAATTGAAGGAGGATGCAATGTCCGAACCCACCACCGATAACGCGCAGACGAGCGCGACCGGCACGCCGACGGTGAGCCTGCTGCTGCAGGACGGCTCCTCGCGCACCTACCTTGTGCACGAAGGCTCCAACATCCTGGGCCGCTCGAACGACTCGGACTTCCGTCTGCCGGACACGGGCGTGTCCCGCCAGCACGCGGAGATCACCTGGGACGGCCAGGTGGCGGTGCTGGTGGACCTGCAATCCACGAACGGCACGACGGTCAACGACGAGCCGGTGGATAACTGGATGCTCGCGGACGGCGACGTGATTACGCTGGGCCACTCCAACATCGAGGTGCGCATCGTCGGCCCGGGCGACCAGCCCGCCGCGGATGCGAGCCAGCCGCAGTTCACGGACTCGGTCTCCCACCCCAGTACCGAATACTTCCGCCCGTAA
- a CDS encoding transposase family protein, translating to MSVEATVLPAAMLGISGLVVLAVGEYGGELELLVETSESVTGCPRCGVVAVAHGRREHLVRDIPSAGRPVLLVWRKRLWRCAEPACPQRTRSVHLIKRRQYVR from the coding sequence GTGAGTGTTGAGGCTACCGTCCTGCCCGCTGCGATGCTCGGCATCTCGGGGTTGGTGGTGCTTGCCGTCGGTGAGTACGGCGGTGAGCTGGAGCTGTTGGTGGAGACCTCCGAGTCGGTGACCGGGTGCCCGCGGTGCGGGGTGGTCGCGGTGGCCCACGGCCGGCGTGAGCATCTGGTGCGTGACATCCCCTCGGCGGGGCGGCCGGTGCTGCTGGTGTGGCGCAAGCGGCTGTGGCGGTGCGCCGAACCGGCGTGCCCGCAACGTACCCGGTCAGTACACCTAATAAAGCGACGTCAGTACGTTCGCTAA
- a CDS encoding FHA domain-containing protein FhaB/FipA: protein MDSTVILSARFGLLALLWVFIFLVMWTQRKDVVKAGGTQRRHATASAPAPREKARTLAVVEGPLKGSHMEIASLEDFTVGRAGDNDFQLGDDFASSRHARLFRRGSDWFVEDLDSRNGTFVNGVRIDQPERVTVGTDMKMGRTIVRLMP, encoded by the coding sequence ATGGATTCCACGGTGATCCTCAGCGCGCGCTTCGGCCTGCTCGCCCTGCTTTGGGTGTTCATCTTTCTGGTCATGTGGACGCAGCGGAAGGATGTGGTGAAGGCGGGCGGAACGCAACGTCGTCACGCGACGGCCTCTGCCCCCGCCCCCAGGGAGAAAGCGCGGACCCTTGCGGTAGTTGAGGGGCCGCTGAAAGGCTCGCACATGGAAATTGCCAGCCTGGAAGACTTCACTGTTGGCCGGGCTGGAGACAACGACTTCCAGCTGGGCGACGACTTCGCGTCGTCGCGCCACGCCCGGCTGTTCCGCCGCGGCAGCGACTGGTTTGTGGAGGACTTGGATTCGCGCAACGGCACCTTCGTCAACGGGGTGCGCATTGACCAGCCCGAGCGGGTGACCGTGGGCACGGACATGAAGATGGGACGCACGATTGTGAGGCTGATGCCGTGA